A genomic window from Hippocampus zosterae strain Florida chromosome 13, ASM2543408v3, whole genome shotgun sequence includes:
- the jupa gene encoding junction plakoglobin a: MSMQLGELDSGVTKVSEWQETRYAYDSGIQSGANTVRDDDGDLTTSKQYTVTTTVTAEPPDSQYVLTRGQRVRAAMFPETLVDSTTILTTTQTDPSQLTNVQRLAEPSQMLKAAIIHLINYQDDAELATRAVPELTKLLNDEDQAVVSKAAQIVNQLTRKEASRHALMQSPQVVSAVVRAMQNTNDMETARATASILHNLSHKREGLLSIFKSGGIPALVRMLSSPVESVLFYAITTLHNLLLHQEGAKMAVRLADGLQRMVPLLKKSNPKFLAITTDCLQLLSYGNQESKLIILANGGPEGLVHIMRNYNYEKLLWTTSRVLKVLSVCPSNKPAIVEAGGMQALGKHLTGSSQRLMQNCLWTLRNLSDAATKQEGMDSLLQVLVNLLSSDDINMLTCATGILSNLTCNNAYNKTLVTQSNGIEALIHAILRAGEKEDVTEPAICALRHLTSRHQQAEMAQHAVRRHYGIPAIVKLLNQPYYWPVIKAVVGLIRNLALCPDNQAPLRDSGAIPRLVNLLLKAHQDAQKHGSSNQQTYQDGVRMEEIVEGCTGALHILARDPVNRAEIANLQTIPLFVQLLYSPVDNVKRVAAGVLCELALDKQSAEAIDGEGASSPLMELLHSDNEGIATYAAAVLFRISEDKSAEHKKRVSRELTHSMFKHDPAAWEMAHNSVTMEAPYQDELDAPFQNFGGYAGDIPMDTVDANLMHDDFAGNMVYDRQQQFEPY; this comes from the exons ATGTCTATGCAAT TGGGTGAGCTCGATAGCGGGGTGACGAAGGTTTCGGAGTGGCAGGAGACGAGGTACGCATATGACTCTGGGATCCAGTCTGGAGCCAACACTGTCAGAGATGACGACGGTGACTTAACCACATCCAAGCAGTACACCGTGACCACCACCGTCACAGCAGAACCGCCGG ACTCCCAGTACGTGTTGACCAGAGGCCAGCGGGTGCGGGCCGCCATGTTTCCAGAGACGCTGGTGGACAGCACGACCATCTTGACTACAACCCAAACGGATCCGTCCCAGCTGACCAACGTCCAACGGCTGGCCGAGCCCTCCCAGATGCTGAAGGCAGCAATCATTCATCTGATCAACTACCAAGATGACGCCGAGCTCGCCACACGTGCTGTGCCCGAGCTCACCAAACTGCTCAATGATGAAGATCAG GCGGTGGTCAGCAAGGCAGCGCAGATTGTCAACCAGCTCACGCGCAAGGAGGCCTCCCGCCATGCGCTGATGCAGTCGCCTCAAGTGGTGTCTGCAGTGGTGCGAGCCATGCAGAACACCAACGACATGGAGACCGCCAGGGCCACCGCCAGCATCCTCCACAATCTCTCTCACAAAAGGGAGGGCCTGCTCTCCATTTTCAAGTCCGGTGGCATCCCCGCGCTCGTCCGCATGCTCAG CTCTCCCGTGGAGTCGGTGCTCTTTTACGCCATCACAACCCTCCACAACCTGCTCCTGCATCAGGAGGGAGCCAAAATGGCCGTCCGTTTGGCTGACGGCCTGCAGAGGATGGTGCCCCTTCTGAAGAAAAGCAACCCCAAGTTTTTGGCCATCACTACGGACTGTCTGCAGCTGCTGTCTTATGGCAATCAGGAGAGcaag CTCATCATCCTTGCCAACGGGGGTCCCGAGGGTCTTGTTCACATCATGAGGAACTACAACTACGAAAAGCTGCTGTGGACCACAAGCCGTGTCCTCAAAGTGCTCTCTGTGTGCCCCAGCAACAAACCTGCCATTGTAGAAGCTG GTGGGATGCAGGCTCTGGGCAAACACCTGACTGGCAGTAGCCAGCGTCTGATGCAGAACTGCCTCTGGACACTCCGGAACCTGTCTGATGCTGCCACCAAGCAG GAGGGAATGGACAGCCTGCTGCAGGTGTTGGTCAACCTGCTGAGCTCCGATGACATCAACATGCTCACCTGTGCCACCGGGATCTTGTCTAACCTCACATGCAACAACGCCTACAATAAAACTCTGGTCACCCAGAGCAACGGCATTGAGGCGCTGATCCACGCCATACTGCGCGCCGGCGAGAAAGAGGATGTGACCGAGCCCGCCATTTGCGCTTTGCGTCACCTGACGTCCCGCCACCAGCAGGCCGAGATGGCACAGCACGCCGTGAGGAGGCACTACGGCATACCGGCCATCGTCAAACTGCTCAACCAGCCATACTACTGGCCGGTTATCAAG GCTGTGGTCGGCCTGATCCGTAACCTGGCCCTGTGCCCGGACAACCAGGCCCCGCTGAGGGACTCGGGCGCCATCCCCCGCCTGGTCAACCTGTTGCTGAAAGCCCACCAGGATGCCCAGAAACACGGCTCGTCCAACCAGCAGACATACCAG GATGGAGTGAGGATGGAGGAGATAGTGGAAGGCTGTACAGGAGCTCTGCACATCCTGGCCAGAGACCCTGTCAACAGAGCAGAGATTGCCAACCTGCAAACCATTCCTCTTTTTGTTCAG CTTCTCTACTCGCCAGTAGACAATGTGAAGCGCGTGGCGGCGGGCGTTCTCTGCGAGCTGGCTCTGGACAAACAATCAGCTGAGGCCATCGATGGCGAGGGCGCGTCTTCTCCCCTGATGGAGCTGCTGCACTCGGACAACGAGGGCATCG CCACAtacgctgctgcggtcctcttcCGCATCTCGGAGGACAAGAGCGCCGAGCACAAGAAGAGAGTTTCCAGGGAGCTCACACACTCCATGTTCAAGCACGACCCTGCCGCCTGGGAGATG GCCCACAACAGCGTCACCATGGAAGCACCCTACCAAGATG AACTTGACGCTCCTTTTCAAAACTTCGGCGGCTACGCAGGTGACATTCCCATGGACACCGTGGACGCCAACTTGATGCATGACGATTTCGCCGGCAACATGGTCTACGACAGGCAACAGCAGTTTGAACCTTATTAA
- the LOC127613388 gene encoding Kv channel-interacting protein 2-like isoform X2 yields MKSRSQDHSLSESTELDRSYDPLTGNPPNQATKRTIKQRFLKLLPCYHSGSGASINQNSICDEAELSAVCHRPEGLERLMGQTNFSKKELQILYRGFKNECPSGAVNEETFKNIYSQFFPQGDTSMYAHFLFEAFDTHKSGSVSFEDFVLSLSVILRGSVTDKLNWAFNLYDLNKDGCITREEMTDIMHSIYDMMGKYTYPCMRDSAPQDHVERFFQNMDRNKDGVVTIDEFLETCQKDENIMQSMHMFDDVI; encoded by the exons ATGAAATCCCGAAGTCAGGATCACAGCTTGTCGGAGTCCACGGAACTGGATCGATCTTACGACCCGCTCACAG GTAACCCACCAAATCAAGCCACCAAAAGGACCATCAAGCAGCGCTTCCTCAAACTGCTGCCCTGCTATCATTCTGGCTCCGGGGCGTCCATCAATCAAA ATAGCATATGTGATGAGGCCGAGTTGTCGGCGGTGTGTCACCGACCCGAAGGCCTCGAACGTCTCATGGGGCAGACTAACTTCAGTAAAAAAGAGCTGCAGATCCTCTACAGAGGATTCAAAAAC GAGTGTCCCAGTGGCGCAGTGAATGAggagacgtttaaaaacatctacTCTCAATTCTTCCCTCAGGGAG ATACAAGTATGTATGCACATTTCCTGTTTGAGGCTTTTGACACTCACAAAAGCGGATCTGTCAGCTTTGAG GACTTTGTCTTAAGTCTATCCGTCATCCTCAGAGGCTCCGTCACAGACAAACTCAACTGGGCCTTCAACCTGTATGACCTCAACAAGGATGGTTGCATCACTCGAGAG gagatGACAGACATTATGCATTCCATTTATGACATGATGGGCAAGTATACGTACCCCTGCATGAGGGACAGCGCTCCCCAGGACCACGTGGAACGCTTCTTccag AATATGGACAGGAACAAAGATGGCGTCGTCACCATCGATGAGTTCTTGGAAACGTGCCagaag GATGAGAACATCATGCAGTCCATGCACATGTTCGACGACGTCATCTAA
- the LOC127613388 gene encoding Kv channel-interacting protein 2-like isoform X1 — MKSRSQDHSLSESTELDRSYDPLTGNPPNQATKRTIKQRFLKLLPCYHSGSGASINQSNICDEAELSAVCHRPEGLERLMGQTNFSKKELQILYRGFKNECPSGAVNEETFKNIYSQFFPQGDTSMYAHFLFEAFDTHKSGSVSFEDFVLSLSVILRGSVTDKLNWAFNLYDLNKDGCITREEMTDIMHSIYDMMGKYTYPCMRDSAPQDHVERFFQNMDRNKDGVVTIDEFLETCQKDENIMQSMHMFDDVI, encoded by the exons ATGAAATCCCGAAGTCAGGATCACAGCTTGTCGGAGTCCACGGAACTGGATCGATCTTACGACCCGCTCACAG GTAACCCACCAAATCAAGCCACCAAAAGGACCATCAAGCAGCGCTTCCTCAAACTGCTGCCCTGCTATCATTCTGGCTCCGGGGCGTCCATCAATCAAAGCAA CATATGTGATGAGGCCGAGTTGTCGGCGGTGTGTCACCGACCCGAAGGCCTCGAACGTCTCATGGGGCAGACTAACTTCAGTAAAAAAGAGCTGCAGATCCTCTACAGAGGATTCAAAAAC GAGTGTCCCAGTGGCGCAGTGAATGAggagacgtttaaaaacatctacTCTCAATTCTTCCCTCAGGGAG ATACAAGTATGTATGCACATTTCCTGTTTGAGGCTTTTGACACTCACAAAAGCGGATCTGTCAGCTTTGAG GACTTTGTCTTAAGTCTATCCGTCATCCTCAGAGGCTCCGTCACAGACAAACTCAACTGGGCCTTCAACCTGTATGACCTCAACAAGGATGGTTGCATCACTCGAGAG gagatGACAGACATTATGCATTCCATTTATGACATGATGGGCAAGTATACGTACCCCTGCATGAGGGACAGCGCTCCCCAGGACCACGTGGAACGCTTCTTccag AATATGGACAGGAACAAAGATGGCGTCGTCACCATCGATGAGTTCTTGGAAACGTGCCagaag GATGAGAACATCATGCAGTCCATGCACATGTTCGACGACGTCATCTAA